ataaaaataaaaaattgctttttatcaCATCTCcattataattatgattttagCACCTTCACACGATCCTTAAAATAGTAGTATTTTATAGGTGCAGGTCTTTATCGCAGACTAAACAATTCACATTATCGCTGCACTCTCGCGCTACATACACACCACATGTTAGTTAAGGTAGCTGTCGTGCCCAAAGTcagatatatgaaaaaaatagtttaactatgattttaaaaatcaagatatTATAACTCACGTtattccgaataataaaaatgattcttaaacggaaaatgttaaaattcactcACAAAAACAAACATtcattttaacaatgttttttttctgataatcgcttcttaccaatttttgaaaatagattgcattttaataaattatggattattttttccaggaaaacattctctacaactctactgtttccaatttttaaaataaatttttctataacttCTATGGCTTCTTCTATAGCTCTAAATCGTTAAAGCCACTTTTTgtcagaaacaaaattttaaaacagataattatatattaatattatttagctattttttaaattggaaacaataAAGTTGTAGCGAATGTATTCCCGGAAAAATAAGCCAtcacttattaaaattaataatttttttttaaattggtaagaagcgacggacagaaaaaatttaattaaaaaaaaacatggttaaaattaatgttttttgtgaatttcaatattttgcattaaaaataatgttttttattttaaatgacatcagttataatatttggattattaaaatcatagaaaaagtatttttttcagatatctgacttttggcacgagaACTACCTTAAGTAGTTTATGACAATCTTTCGGAGAAGGTTATGAGAATCCAAAAACCTTACTAAGGATTGCGTTGCGATAAaagataattaatcaaataaaccgaaaaaaatataaattagcacaaaaactcgcaaaccccaATTTTTTACTTCTGGTTTTTTTGTGATTATATAAAATAGGCTCGTAATAAcgaaatctaatcatttttttcgttttgtatTCTATGCctacttataaagaaaaatttaaagagataacTCCACACACGTAATATTGCGGATTCtgtcgaaaataaaattaaaattgtatgcatgtgctcTATTTTGATAATAGTATCGTTTTTCAGCGCTCTGTTGTTCCGATAATTTATTAAATCTGTGGCGTACCATTGTtgtcggtagcactcaagaataattatgagAGGAAATTGTAACGCGTATAACCTCAGAATACACACACATTtaaattagcaaaataaatttgtttgaattaaaccacaaaaaagagtccggggacgtccattagcatgttcgctatcattccccagatttatAACACAAATGCTTTATTATTGTAGGAGAAAAGTCAAAGGAATCTAAAACTGATCAAATGAATACAATTTCTCAAGTATCACTTGGTATTACagacattaatcaaatttagcaaaattaaatttctttgaattaacccacaaaaaaagtgtctGTGGAactccgttagcatgttcgctatcatgtcccaaatgtttgagacaaaatatttattattgtaggaaaaaagccgggggaacctaacactggtaaaatcaacgattttttaagtattacatgcccttaaacttcatgtattttacatgccttaaaaaataggaaaaaaatctaatttacttttcatattttcatcAAGGAAGCAATccttttatgattattttttacttatcgttttaaagtatatttaaaattagaaggaAGAATTTTTTCTCCAGAAGTTCATCCGATTCGTAAACAAATTATTCGACAGAGATACCCTgggatctgtattatcattaatatttccAATCTGAAGATagttatttttttctggattatATCTCTCCCAAAAGTTATCAGTCTGGAACTGTTTTGATATTGGTTTCctaaaataatatgtaatatagtaagtttatataataaattcattgaaacatATATTCAATTATGCATATGAAtacaataaattaatgaaataattagcTTTACACACCCATTTATAACAAATGACGTCCAAAGATCCACCATTAGTTCACTAATTGATTTCTCTGTTTTAGTGAAGTTATGATGTGGCGTGGGAAAAAGATATAAGAGTTCTCCGCCGTGACGCACACCCAGATTGCGATTGTTTTCAATTCCAGAATTATTACTGTGTGTGCCAAGGTAACCAAAGGAATAAAAGTAGATTGGACTTGTCAATTTAGGTGCTACTTTTTCTAGCATTTTCACTTCTGGGTATATAAAGTAACCATCACTCATGTAATGTGTGAGATTTTCAAGGAActgtatacaaataaaaaaacagatatCTAAATATAATtggtaattttccataaaaagtaaTATAGTTATCAATTTCTAATGACTGCTCAATCACGTAGGTGTACTCTAAAGTATATACTTGAAGATTCtggttttttttaacatattaatgaaaaaaccaaaatataatttttattttaaaaaaatgaatcccaTACCTTGtctttgttagaaaaatcaatcgaattattaaaatagaatttctttACAGATGCTAGAAAGtctgtttcattttgaaaattaagcaaagGTCCAGCAATGAAAAGGATCAATTGATCTAATTTGGATGTGACGAAAGAATATTGTGACGAGTCAGTGTATAAACCTGAAAtcgtaaaatgttttaatatgtttattaatatacgtaattttgaaaaaaatataaggtCAATTGTATATTTAGTTATAGTATCTGCATTGCACACCAGGTACCAATCCTTCTTCAGTGACACCACCGACAATAAAAGGCAAATCCTTCATTTGATTTTGTTCCATCAAGTTTTTTGGACTGTCAGTTAGAAATGCATCTTCAGTATCAGGCTCATCGGTAGTACACCATCCAATTTTAGTCCATTCTCCCAGTTCACCGAATATGTTTCTTGTTTTTAGTAAACTCTCTACACTTTTTGTTCTTAGGCAGTCAACGAAACTGTCTGTAGTGTTGAAATCACAGGAAACAAGTTGAGCAATTTTTTTGGCATATTCTATTAGGTCGCTGCTTTTTTTATACGCCCATGTACCTAGTGGACTGCCACTTTGAATTATATATTGATGAAACAGTTCTGTATtagaggaaaaaatgtttttaatatataaaatatattattgggCACGCGCTCCAATCATTCTAAatggaacaatttaaaaatataggacTTGCAGAATGAATGgacgatttacaatttaaagattcaaatacttTTCTGTCTCAAGAATTGCGAAATCGGTGAATGGCTAACTCATTAAAAAGTAACTGATAACTCTAGTAAATAGATATATTCAGTTATTATCGAGTATCTGATCAataacttcaaataataaaatcgcTTCTTTGAAATTATGTTATTTGGAACagtaaagaaacttttatttgaaaaataaccaaatattgGAGAAAATCCTCGATCTTAGTGTTTTCACGATCATATGaatagaaacatattttttaatataataatttagaaagTTCTAATTATAAAAACAGCTGTAAATAATAAACCGAGTGGGCACCggaacatcctaaagacgtccttaagacgtctttaaatgtcctgggacattcttggacattggCGTCTAAGTCCCAGGGCCGTTATAAAGACAACTTCAGAACGTCCTAAATACGTTCTATATCTGGCCTAAAGTTGTCCCAAAGATGTCCGCAGGGCTTGTCCTAAAGGCGCCCCAAACAGACctataagagacatgattattttttcacgctaaaaagtgaaaggtctccctgtgggcaccaggacatcctaaaaacgtctttatttgtcctacgacattgtgagtataatgtgagccattaggagtatgaaattcaatgtcgaaataaaatattattgtagggctttaaaaaagcaacatttttttctaccgacaatttttttatatcgtgctttGCTTCgctcaaaatgttaattatcgtttgtttttctggggtttaaaaatgatataactttaataattttgcttttatcgaaaaagtcgttaagataaattgttcgtgtttttCTGAGCACTACGGAAAAccttacatagaattttcaaaagttgtagaaagtaacatttattttctcctgactttttttcatatcatgcattgtttggcttaaaatgttaattttcgtttattttttaggattttgaaaatgctataactttgacaattttgattttattgaaaaaagtcatatgaataaattgttcgtgtttccaAGTACTATGGAaaaccgtaaatagaatttccaaatctggaaaaaacatggtttcgaaaattttgaaaatgtcctcagtcattgagtttttatacaaaatggctggttaacgaaatcATTCTTTCTTTTGGATCCTAAAAAAGTGTACCGAAACACACAATACCACAGACTACAGACAAACAAAACAGACAGACacctttataaaaatagttttttctgactcagggagtctcaaaacgtggagatttgataaaaaccgaccatgtcagattttacacaaaaccaatacaataatcttgtcacccccatttaaagttcaTTTAGGCACACCatgatcctttataacattttGAGAACGttcgtaggttgtcctcaggacatccttgataacatcctgaggacgtccgtaggatattatcaaggacgtcctgaggacaacTTACGGACATCcacaggatgttatcaaggatgtcctgaggacaacctgCCGACGTgctcagaatgttataaaggatcacggtgtgcctaaacgaactttaaaaggggttgacaagattattgtattgattttgtgtaaaatctgacatcgtcagttttcatcaaataccaggttttgagactccctgagtcagaaaacaCTATNNNNNNNNNNNNNNNNNNNNNNNNNNNNNNNNNNNNNNNNNNNNNNNNNNNNNNNNNNNNNNNNNNNNNNNNNNNNNNNNNNNNNNNNNNNNNNNNNNNNatttagtttattttttttatttttgtggtctgctaTTTCTATGGATCTTTCgtactattcgtctaatcaagttctcgtatgtattttccaatttcttaattattatatattctaacattcttataaaaaaataattataattccaagtggcaggaaaattgttctttcggtttttagatgttaagacgacagttataagccagattacgtttcgcattggcaacaaaaattagacaaacagaatttcactggcgcattcataaaatatatcatgttaaataaaatatattttaaaataaactgtaaaatattataattgatacagcttacttgaaatacttacgtaagttatatggtatacgttttaaaatgcaaataattaaaattttatcgtaaaatttttgtaaaattcgaaaaaattgcctgAA
This DNA window, taken from Belonocnema kinseyi isolate 2016_QV_RU_SX_M_011 chromosome 9, B_treatae_v1, whole genome shotgun sequence, encodes the following:
- the LOC117179992 gene encoding esterase FE4-like; this translates as MLELSQGLLNGTIEESRYGRKYAAFFGIPYAKPPIGNLRFKNPEPADKWDGIRRANLFKNTCPQLIEGNVVGNEDCLFLNVYTPLLKFDSSLTNEKTNKKLFPVMVWIHGGGFHAGSSNNIRGNYILDQDVILVTVNYRLEALGFLCIGNSAAPGNYGLKDQVLALKWVQKNIKSFGGDLNKVTLAGHSAGGASVALHALSKASNKLFHQYIIQSGSPLGTWAYKKSSDLIEYAKKIAQLVSCDFNTTDSFVDCLRTKSVESLLKTRNIFGELGEWTKIGWCTTDEPDTEDAFLTDSPKNLMEQNQMKDLPFIVGGVTEEGLVPGLYTDSSQYSFVTSKLDQLILFIAGPLLNFQNETDFLASVKKFYFNNSIDFSNKDKFLENLTHYMSDGYFIYPEVKMLEKVAPKLTSPIYFYSFGYLGTHSNNSGIENNRNLGVRHGGELLYLFPTPHHNFTKTEKSISELMVDLWTSFVINGKPISKQFQTDNFWERYNPEKNNYLQIGNINDNTDPRVSLSNNLFTNRMNFWRKNSSF